From the Osmerus eperlanus chromosome 21, fOsmEpe2.1, whole genome shotgun sequence genome, one window contains:
- the LOC134007391 gene encoding IQ calmodulin-binding motif-containing protein 1-like, with product MSLSTGDTALCALVARKDLKPEKQVSLVLSKLQDILRRKSVQDGAQLDAFKQDLYRDGVLKYCADVLNMNYDKVDGGYASATQIAEILSSCCVGVKLDKDELAFHRRLLPSVTDNLLSLALRLMTGLEENGQHEMLHHFRKVMASLCWLLKGHNHLTSQALQSTLYEHIQMSEDERVKQVCLSLWQQVLSTNSELLADLRLDCLAVFLDDVAFELTNSSQSAVGGAAVRLLLLVARQKGTTLRFIVNRFRGLDKIISKEYRGRGLEEEVDELLNLLHSGAHEPVKTQLSKECVRAACVIQAAWRACLTRRRVKKLPGAVSTLQRSFRERRRRREQQAQEERWAEELRLQVCARRQKARREFHQRQLELLHLLPPGQVQRYLGEVEKQAALIIQKVWRGHKERRRFKQVRHTLSQYRAAVVLQRAVLRFLKKRRAEKVPPLPSPWIGTQGLTDRRRAELKKEVDEYIAFHPSSVVSEGGTRELHTQTQALLLQHLQGREAERKAQIHTQALLAQINTDLELLMNAPALSVASTADCEMFRSRSAPVAARARQSHNAILQGAKLPWWKMLGNDNDLIGLDSESEHTDHLEIEFDTLFMPGSKEKLFTKLL from the exons ATGAGTCTATCTACGGGAGACACAGCTCTATGTGCTCTAGTGGCCAGGAAAGATCTGAAGCCGGAGAAACAagtttctcttgttctctcaaAGCTGCAAG ATATCCTGAGGAGGAAGTCTGTCCAAGATGGTGCACAACTGGATGCATTCAAGCAAGACTTGTATAGGGATGGAGTACTGAAATACTGTGCAGATGTCCTCAATATGAACTATGACAAAGTGGACGGAGGTTATGCATCTGCTACACAAATTGCTGAAATACTGAG CTCCTGTTGTGTGGGCGTGAAACTTGACAAAGACGAGCTGGCCTTCCATAGGAGGCTGCTCCCATCCGTCACAGATAACCTTCTGTCATTGGCTCTTCGGCTCATGACAGGTCTGGAG gAAAATGGACAGCATGAAATGTTGCATCACTTCAGGAAGGTCATGGCCTCTCTGTGTTGGCTTCTGAAAGGACACAACCACCTGACTTCACAAG CCCTCCAGTCCACGCTCTATGAGCACATCCAGATGAGCGAGGATGAGAGAGTGAAACAGGTGTGTCTGTCCTTGTGGCAACAGGTCCTCTCAACCAACAG TGAGCTACTTGCAGATCTGAGGCTGGACTGTCTGGCTGTCTTTCTGGATGACGTTGCATTCGAGTTGACAAACTCCTCCCAATCAGCTGTGGGTGGGGCAGCAGTTCGATTGCTCCTCCTGGTTGCCAGACAAAAGGGCACCACCTTACGGTTCATCGTCAACAGATTCAGAG GACTGGACAAGATCATTAGTAAAGAATATAGAGGGCGTGgtttggaggaggaagtggatgagCTGCTTAACCTGCTGCACAGTGGAGCTCACGAACCAGTGAAGACACAG CTGTCcaaggagtgtgtgcgtgcagcgtGTGTCATTCAGGCTGCGTGGCGGGCCTGTCTgaccaggaggagggtgaagaaACTTCCGGGAGCTGTCAGCACGCTACAGAGGAGCTTCAG agagcggaggaggaggcgggagcAGCAGGCTCAGGAGGAGCGCTGGGCGGAGGAGCTTCGTCTGCAGGTGTGTGCCCGGAGACAGAAAGCCAGAAGAGAGTTCCACCAACGACAGCTGGAGCTGCTGCATCTGCTGCCCCCAg gtcaagTCCAGAGGTAcctgggagaggtggagaagcagGCCGCTTTGATCATCCAAAAGGTTTGGCGAGGTcacaaagagaggagaagattcaagcaagtcagacacacactctctcagtacCGGGCTGCTGTTGTTCTGCAGAGAGcg GTTCTACGTTTCCTAAAAAAACGAAGGGCGGAGAaagtccctcctcttccctctccttggaTTGGCACGCAAGGTTTGACAGACAGGCGAAGAGCAGAGCTGAAAAAAGAGGTGGACGAATACATTGCCTTCCACCCT TCCTCTGTGGTGTCTGAAGGGGGCACTAGGGAGCTCCATACCCAGACCCAGGCCTTGCTGTTGCAGCACCtccaggggagggaggctgagaggaaggCCCAGATCCACACACAGGCCCTGCTGGCTCAGATCAACACTGACCTGGAGCTGCTCATGA ATGCACCTGCCCTCAGTGTCGCCTCAACAGCTGACTGTGAGATGTTTCGGAGTCGCTCCGCCCCTGTGGCCGCCAGAGCCCGGCAATCCCACAATGCCATTCTTCAGGGTGCCAAGCTACCGTGGTGGAAGATGCTGGGAAATGATAATGACTTAATtggtctggactctgaatcTGAGCACACAGATCACCTGGAAATAGAGTTTGATACATTGTTTATGCCTGGAAGCAAAGAAAAACTTTTCACAAAGTTATTATAA
- the LOC134007702 gene encoding ropporin-1-like isoform X1 codes for MSQKGRQVVVIPPELPEILRQFTKDAIRTQPEDLLKWSTDSPVCTRYFGALAQGKVLPVREPTPQMANPGMDLTPEILSAMHFKMHKQDMISKQELECMWRGYGLAEDLLKHIMNVGCFCDELVWIKFFALGCSYLGGTLKNAMTHALYILNADSTCKPPDACIPFETFRSMYLYLAAVDGEVSQSQVDRALTYLETQAKTRNGIVKVSDFINSHKVRLG; via the exons ATGTCTCAAAAAGGTAGACAGGTGGTGGTCATACCACCAGAGCTTCCGGAAATTCTGAGACAGTTTACTAAGGATGCCATCCGAACCCAGCCAGAAGACCTGCTGAAATGGTCCACAGA TTCTCCTGTCTGTACCAGGTACTTTGGTGCTTTAGCCCAGGGCAAGGTGTTACCGGTGAGGGAACCAACACCACAGATGGCCAATCCCGGCATGGACCTCACACCTGAGATTCTTAGCGCTATGCATTTCAAG ATGCACAAGCAAGATATGATCAGTAAGCAGGAGCTGGAGTGTATGTGGCGAGGGTATGGATTGGCAGAGGATCTCCTCAAACATATCATGAATGTAGGCTGTTTCTGTGATGAGCTGGTCTGGATCAAGTTCTTTGCCCTTGGCTGCAGCTACCTTGGAGgg ACGTTAAAGAATGCCATGACCCATGCGCTGTACATCCTGAATGCTGACAGCACATGTAAGCCACCAGATGCCTGCATCCCCTTTGAGACATTCCGCTCCATGTATTTGTACCTTGCGGCTGTGGATGGGGAAGTGTCACAGTCCCAGGTCGACCGTGCCCTAACCTACCTGGAGACACAGGC gaAGACAAGGAATGGAATTGTGAAAGTATCAGACTTTATCAACAGTCATAAAGTGCGTCTGGGTTGA
- the LOC134007702 gene encoding ropporin-1-like isoform X2, producing the protein MSQKGRQVVVIPPELPEILRQFTKDAIRTQPEDLLKWSTEYFGALAQGKVLPVREPTPQMANPGMDLTPEILSAMHFKMHKQDMISKQELECMWRGYGLAEDLLKHIMNVGCFCDELVWIKFFALGCSYLGGTLKNAMTHALYILNADSTCKPPDACIPFETFRSMYLYLAAVDGEVSQSQVDRALTYLETQAKTRNGIVKVSDFINSHKVRLG; encoded by the exons ATGTCTCAAAAAGGTAGACAGGTGGTGGTCATACCACCAGAGCTTCCGGAAATTCTGAGACAGTTTACTAAGGATGCCATCCGAACCCAGCCAGAAGACCTGCTGAAATGGTCCACAGA GTACTTTGGTGCTTTAGCCCAGGGCAAGGTGTTACCGGTGAGGGAACCAACACCACAGATGGCCAATCCCGGCATGGACCTCACACCTGAGATTCTTAGCGCTATGCATTTCAAG ATGCACAAGCAAGATATGATCAGTAAGCAGGAGCTGGAGTGTATGTGGCGAGGGTATGGATTGGCAGAGGATCTCCTCAAACATATCATGAATGTAGGCTGTTTCTGTGATGAGCTGGTCTGGATCAAGTTCTTTGCCCTTGGCTGCAGCTACCTTGGAGgg ACGTTAAAGAATGCCATGACCCATGCGCTGTACATCCTGAATGCTGACAGCACATGTAAGCCACCAGATGCCTGCATCCCCTTTGAGACATTCCGCTCCATGTATTTGTACCTTGCGGCTGTGGATGGGGAAGTGTCACAGTCCCAGGTCGACCGTGCCCTAACCTACCTGGAGACACAGGC gaAGACAAGGAATGGAATTGTGAAAGTATCAGACTTTATCAACAGTCATAAAGTGCGTCTGGGTTGA